A genomic window from Camelus ferus isolate YT-003-E chromosome X, BCGSAC_Cfer_1.0, whole genome shotgun sequence includes:
- the LOC102521884 gene encoding melanoma-associated antigen 10 encodes MPLVQMSELSQSEEDLQDPRDAQGLVDAQLLEAMEEGAASPRSSSSSVSSSYSACAESLLQDARHLMMTDLVGFLLLKYRRKQLTTRAEMLSIFLRAYQHHFPVVFSQASECMQLVFGVDVKEVDPRGHWYVLVPTLGLTCDGMLGDGQSMPKNGLLVMLLCMIHLEGERLPEEEVWGALSKMGLRAGREHYIYGEPRELITKVWVRVGYLEYQQVANSDPARYEFLWGPRAHAEISKLQVREYLLRVNRRGPSSFLVQVPSLSEEAASDEEEGA; translated from the coding sequence ATGCCTCTGGTTCAGATGAGTGAGCTCTCCCAGAGTGAGGAAGACCTTCAGGACCCAAGAGACGCCCAGGGCCTGGTGGATGCGCAGCTGTTGGAGGCTATGGAGGAGGGGGCCGCATCCCCccggtcctcctcctcctcagtctcctcttcctaCTCTGCCTGTGCCGAGTCCCTGCTCCAAGATGCACGGCATTTGATGATGACTGACCTGGTGGGCTTCCTGCTCCTCAAGTATCGCAGGAAGCAGCTGACCACCAGGGCAGAAATGCTGAGTATCTTCCTCAGAGCATACCAGCACCACTTCCCTGTGGTCTTCAGCCAGGCCTCTGAGTGCATGCAGCTGGTCTTTGGGGTGGATGTGAAGGAGGTGGACCCAAGGGGGCACTGGTATGTCCTGgtccccaccctgggcctcaccTGTGATGGGATGCTGGGCGATGGGCAGAGCATGCCCAAGAACGGCCTCCTGGTGATGCTCCTTTGCATGATCCACCTGGAGGGAGAGCGCCTCCCTGAGGAGGAGGTGTGGGGAGCACTGAGCAAGATGGGGCTGCGTGCTGGGAGGGAGCACTACATCTATGGGGAGCCCAGGGAGCTCATCACCAAAgtgtgggtgagggtggggtacCTGGAGTACCAGCAGGTGGCCAACAGCGATCCCGCTCGCTACGAGTTCCTGTGGGGCCCCCGGGCCCACGCGGAGATCAGCAAGTTGCAAGTCCGGGAGTATCTGCTCAGGGTCAATCGAAGGGGTCCCAGTTCCTTCCTGGTCCAGGTCCCATCCCTGTCAGAAGAGGCTGCTAGTGATGAGGAAGAGGGGGCCTGA